In a single window of the Candidatus Kaiserbacteria bacterium genome:
- a CDS encoding NAD(P)H-dependent oxidoreductase, with translation MKNVYHIVTHPNLDKSRVNKEVLKAFEGKEGVETRKLYETYPDWEIDVAREKESLLKADIIVVQTPFYWYSTPGLFKEWEDRALEYGFAYGEGGDKLKDKKLQIVLSAFGPEEAYQHGGYNRFTIEELLRPLEQTAFLCKMSFLKPLALLGVAHKTDVELVAFKDLVEKTIENLRI, from the coding sequence ATGAAAAACGTGTATCACATCGTCACACATCCAAATCTCGATAAGTCTCGCGTGAATAAAGAAGTATTAAAGGCATTTGAGGGAAAAGAAGGTGTGGAAACTCGAAAGCTCTATGAAACGTACCCTGATTGGGAGATTGATGTTGCGAGAGAAAAAGAAAGTCTTTTGAAAGCAGATATTATCGTAGTGCAGACTCCATTTTATTGGTATTCAACTCCAGGTCTTTTTAAGGAGTGGGAAGACCGTGCTCTCGAATACGGATTTGCCTATGGTGAAGGGGGCGATAAATTAAAAGACAAAAAGTTGCAGATTGTACTTTCAGCATTTGGTCCCGAGGAAGCGTATCAGCATGGAGGATACAACAGATTTACTATTGAGGAACTACTCCGCCCTCTTGAACAGACTGCTTTCTTGTGCAAAATGAGTTTTCTGAAACCTCTCGCACTCCTTGGAGTTGCACACAAGACTGATGTGGAATTGGTCGCCTTCAAGGACCTTGTTGAAAAAACAATCGAGAATCTCCGAATATAA
- a CDS encoding type II toxin-antitoxin system HicA family toxin — translation MPKLPALTSKNVLTILQENGFEIDHTTGSHHIMYHSISKKRVTLPYHSKDLPKGTLLSIIRMSGIARESFK, via the coding sequence ATGCCTAAGTTGCCTGCATTGACGTCTAAAAACGTTCTCACAATTCTGCAAGAGAATGGTTTTGAGATAGATCATACAACAGGAAGTCATCACATTATGTATCACTCAATTTCAAAAAAGCGTGTGACTCTGCCATATCATTCAAAGGACTTACCGAAGGGAACATTACTTTCCATTATTCGCATGAGTGGAATTGCAAGAGAATCTTTTAAGTAG